One stretch of Chryseobacterium indologenes DNA includes these proteins:
- the rfbB gene encoding dTDP-glucose 4,6-dehydratase: MKNVIITGGAGFIGSHVVREFVKNNPDITIINLDALTYAGNLENLKDIENEPNYVFEKADITKPEELRKVFETYHPDAVIHLAAESHVDRSITDPMAFINTNVNGTANLLNLCKEFWTLNPDHTHGRFPDEKRTNLFYHVSTDEVYGSLGETGFFLETTSYDPQSPYSASKAASDHLVRAYGNTYGLPFIVSNCSNNYGPNHFPEKLIPLCISNIINERPLPIYGDGKYTRDWLFVIDHARAIHQIFNEAKTGETYNIGGFNEWQNIDLVKELIKQMDAKLGKPEGYSEKLITFVKDRPGHDKRYAIDANKLNKDLGWKPSVTFEEGLGKTIDWYLENKEWLENVTSGDYQKYYEKQYN, encoded by the coding sequence ATGAAAAATGTAATTATTACAGGGGGAGCCGGATTTATCGGTTCTCATGTTGTAAGAGAATTTGTAAAAAATAATCCGGATATCACCATCATCAACCTGGATGCACTCACGTATGCCGGAAATTTAGAAAACCTGAAGGACATTGAAAATGAACCTAATTATGTTTTCGAAAAGGCAGACATTACAAAGCCCGAAGAACTAAGAAAGGTTTTTGAAACATATCACCCGGATGCAGTTATACATCTGGCAGCAGAAAGTCATGTTGACAGAAGTATCACTGACCCCATGGCTTTTATCAACACTAATGTCAACGGAACAGCCAACCTTCTTAATCTTTGTAAGGAATTCTGGACCTTAAATCCGGATCACACTCATGGCAGATTTCCGGATGAAAAACGAACAAACCTGTTTTATCATGTTTCTACTGATGAAGTATACGGAAGTTTAGGAGAAACAGGATTCTTCCTTGAAACAACCTCTTATGACCCACAATCTCCATATTCTGCATCAAAAGCAGCATCAGACCACCTGGTAAGAGCTTATGGAAATACATACGGATTGCCATTCATCGTATCCAATTGCTCAAACAACTATGGCCCGAATCATTTTCCTGAAAAATTAATCCCACTTTGTATTTCAAATATTATCAATGAAAGACCTTTACCCATTTATGGTGATGGAAAATATACAAGGGACTGGTTATTTGTAATTGATCATGCAAGAGCGATTCATCAGATATTCAACGAAGCTAAAACCGGAGAAACATATAACATCGGAGGATTCAATGAGTGGCAGAATATTGATCTTGTAAAAGAATTGATTAAACAGATGGATGCCAAATTAGGAAAACCTGAAGGATACTCTGAAAAACTAATCACTTTTGTAAAGGATAGACCTGGTCACGATAAACGTTATGCTATTGATGCCAATAAACTAAACAAAGATTTGGGTTGGAAACCATCTGTAACATTCGAAGAAGGATTAGGTAAAACGATCGACTGGTATCTTGAAAATAAGGAATGGCTGGAAAATGTAACCAGTGGAGATTACCAAAAGTATTACGAAAAACAGTATAACTAA
- a CDS encoding UDP-glucose dehydrogenase family protein — protein sequence MNITIVGTGYVGLVTGTTLAELGNSVYCVDIDEKKVEGMKNGIVPIYEPNLEEMFLRNIQSERLFFTTNLKEALDKSEVIYLALPTPPGEDGSADLSYVLKVANDIGEMMTEYKVIVNKSTVPVGTADRVRETISSKTNIPFDVVSNPEFLREGFAVEDSMNPSRVVVGASSERAKDIMSKIYQPFTNTGIPIIFMDEKSSELTKYAANSFLAVKITFMNEIANYCEKVGADVDKVRLGMGSDDRIGHRFLFPGIGYGGSCFPKDVKALIKSGKQEDFNFQILEATENVNTSQKVILVNEIEKYFGGNIAGKKIAMWGLAFKANTDDIREASSLDNIALLLEKGAIIVAYDAVAETNVQKLLGDKIQYAKGMYDALEDVDALFIATEWPEFKNPNFDLMAKKMKNKVIFDGRNMYPLEIPQQNGFYYKSIGRKTITK from the coding sequence TTGAATATAACGATTGTAGGAACAGGTTATGTAGGATTAGTTACAGGAACTACTCTGGCAGAGCTTGGCAATTCAGTATACTGTGTTGATATTGATGAAAAAAAGGTAGAAGGTATGAAAAACGGCATCGTTCCCATCTATGAGCCGAACCTTGAAGAGATGTTTCTAAGAAACATTCAGTCTGAAAGATTATTTTTCACTACCAATTTAAAAGAGGCTTTGGACAAGAGTGAAGTCATTTACCTGGCGTTACCTACTCCTCCCGGAGAAGATGGCTCAGCAGATCTTTCTTATGTATTAAAAGTAGCGAATGATATTGGAGAAATGATGACCGAGTATAAAGTTATTGTTAATAAAAGTACCGTCCCTGTAGGCACTGCAGACAGAGTAAGAGAAACCATATCTTCTAAAACAAACATTCCTTTTGATGTTGTTTCCAATCCTGAATTTTTAAGAGAAGGGTTTGCTGTTGAAGACTCTATGAATCCTTCAAGAGTGGTTGTGGGAGCAAGTTCTGAAAGAGCGAAGGACATTATGTCTAAAATCTATCAGCCATTTACCAACACGGGTATTCCAATTATTTTCATGGATGAGAAATCCTCTGAGCTTACAAAATACGCTGCCAATTCATTCTTAGCGGTTAAGATTACTTTTATGAATGAAATTGCCAACTACTGTGAAAAAGTAGGTGCCGATGTAGATAAGGTTAGATTAGGAATGGGTAGCGATGACAGAATTGGACACAGATTCCTTTTCCCAGGCATCGGATACGGAGGAAGCTGCTTCCCTAAAGATGTAAAAGCACTTATAAAATCTGGAAAACAGGAAGATTTCAACTTCCAGATTCTGGAAGCTACAGAAAATGTAAATACTTCACAGAAGGTAATTCTTGTGAATGAAATTGAAAAATACTTTGGCGGAAATATAGCAGGAAAAAAAATTGCTATGTGGGGACTTGCGTTCAAGGCCAATACGGATGATATAAGAGAGGCTTCTTCTTTAGATAATATTGCTCTTTTATTGGAAAAAGGGGCAATTATTGTAGCTTATGATGCCGTTGCTGAAACTAATGTTCAAAAACTTTTGGGAGACAAAATTCAATATGCCAAAGGAATGTATGATGCTTTGGAAGATGTGGATGCTTTATTTATTGCTACAGAATGGCCAGAGTTCAAGAATCCTAATTTTGATCTTATGGCTAAGAAAATGAAAAATAAGGTTATTTTTGACGGAAGGAACATGTATCCGCTTGAAATCCCTCAACAAAACGGATTTTATTATAAAAGTATAGGTAGAAAGACAATCACAAAATAA
- the rimP gene encoding ribosome assembly cofactor RimP: MEFKKRIEELLNEFLETRKDLFLIDLKISAGDDITVILDGDNGVSLQDCLDASRAIEFNMDREEHDFSLQVMSAGLSEPLVTPRQFNKNIGREIEVMLEDSSKIEGELSKVDDEKITLVLRYRKPKDIGKGKVDVEEEKEIPYTEIKKALVVIKF; the protein is encoded by the coding sequence ATGGAGTTTAAAAAAAGAATTGAAGAATTATTAAATGAATTCCTTGAGACCAGAAAAGATCTTTTTCTTATTGATCTTAAAATTTCTGCAGGGGATGATATTACAGTGATTTTAGATGGTGATAATGGGGTTTCTTTGCAGGACTGCCTTGATGCAAGCCGTGCAATAGAATTCAATATGGATCGTGAAGAGCATGACTTTAGCCTTCAGGTAATGTCAGCAGGATTAAGCGAGCCATTAGTTACACCAAGACAGTTCAATAAAAACATAGGAAGAGAGATTGAGGTGATGCTGGAGGATTCTTCTAAAATTGAAGGGGAATTGTCAAAAGTAGATGATGAGAAGATTACCCTTGTTTTACGTTACCGTAAACCGAAGGATATCGGGAAAGGAAAGGTGGATGTGGAAGAGGAAAAAGAAATTCCTTACACTGAAATCAAAAAGGCATTAGTAGTAATTAAATTTTAA
- the nusA gene encoding transcription termination factor NusA: MDNIALIESFGDFKDEKGISKIDLMAIIEDSLKTLLRKRFDSDDHFDVIVNPDKGDFQIFLNKTIVEDEMSEDDDLEIEISEAKKIDPTFEVGEDFTMEIPVAQLGRRNILTLKQILATKLQEHNNAMLYEQFRDKIGEIVVGEIHHIRHKHVILLDDEGNEFILPKENQIPSDFFKKGENIRAIVETVDFKGSKPQIIISRTAPKFLEKLLELEIPEIQDGTIILKKVVRIPGEKAKIAVDAYDDRIDPVGACVGVKGSRIHGVVRELRNENIDVIQWSKNPEILVKRALGNVTINKIDINEEQNYALVYTPVEEISKVIGKQGQNIRLASWLSGYEIDVYRESSEDDDVELREFNDDIEQWILDEFKKVGLTTAKSVLDKETESLLNMVDLEEETIEEVKRILREEFED, from the coding sequence ATGGATAATATAGCGTTGATTGAATCCTTTGGTGATTTTAAAGACGAAAAAGGGATCAGTAAGATTGATCTTATGGCAATTATTGAGGATTCACTGAAGACTCTTTTGAGAAAAAGATTCGATTCAGATGACCACTTTGATGTGATTGTAAACCCGGATAAAGGAGATTTTCAGATATTTTTAAATAAAACAATTGTAGAGGACGAAATGTCTGAAGATGATGATTTGGAAATTGAAATTTCTGAAGCGAAGAAGATTGACCCTACCTTTGAAGTTGGGGAAGACTTTACAATGGAAATTCCTGTTGCACAGTTGGGAAGAAGAAATATTCTTACTCTGAAGCAAATTCTGGCAACAAAACTTCAGGAGCATAATAATGCAATGCTGTATGAACAGTTTAGAGATAAAATTGGTGAAATCGTTGTGGGAGAAATCCACCACATCCGTCACAAACATGTAATCCTGTTGGATGATGAAGGAAACGAATTCATTTTACCAAAAGAAAACCAGATCCCATCCGATTTCTTTAAAAAGGGTGAGAATATCAGAGCTATTGTTGAAACAGTAGATTTTAAAGGTTCTAAACCACAGATTATTATTTCCAGAACTGCACCTAAATTCCTTGAGAAATTATTAGAGCTGGAAATTCCTGAAATCCAGGACGGAACTATTATCCTTAAAAAGGTAGTGAGAATCCCTGGAGAAAAGGCGAAAATTGCAGTAGATGCTTATGATGACAGAATTGATCCTGTAGGAGCTTGTGTGGGTGTTAAAGGATCCAGAATTCATGGGGTAGTAAGAGAGTTGAGAAATGAAAACATCGATGTTATTCAGTGGTCTAAAAACCCTGAGATTTTGGTGAAGAGAGCTTTAGGAAATGTTACGATCAATAAAATTGATATCAATGAGGAGCAAAACTACGCGTTAGTGTATACACCTGTTGAAGAAATTTCTAAAGTAATTGGAAAACAAGGACAGAACATTAGACTGGCTTCTTGGTTGTCAGGATATGAAATTGATGTTTACAGAGAGTCCAGCGAGGATGACGATGTTGAATTGAGAGAATTTAATGACGATATCGAGCAGTGGATTTTGGATGAGTTTAAGAAAGTAGGACTTACAACTGCAAAATCAGTATTGGATAAAGAAACTGAGAGTCTTTTAAATATGGTTGACCTTGAAGAAGAAACAATTGAAGAGGTTAAACGTATTCTGAGAGAAGAATTTGAAGATTAA
- the infB gene encoding translation initiation factor IF-2, which yields MPKIRLNKAVKEFNISMSRLVEFLQSKGFEVESNPNAQLEESAYSALEAEFAKDGEQRKASHEVVITKVPEEKLEIEEKKTPEVIRAKANKPETKILGKIDLDPAKPEVEETPAAPVATPVEEKKEEIVKEEPEVKAAPEKQEFKVLDKIDLSQIESRNRPVKKDKPKMEEKKEEAKPVEPVKETPKPVVEEKKIEAPKVEAEPESQEPQKIETVYQKLDGPKIVGEKIDLTQFAPKPGAGAKKKRKRIEKPGGQNNQGQGGNNQNSGNNNQGGQGGNRQHNNNGGGQGGNRQGQGGQGNRPQGQGGQGGNRFGNNQGGNRQGGQGGGFKKGGQNNRPGQRVMPVELTDEQVKNQIKETLEKLTNKGGKSKSAKHRKDKRTFRREQDERQQELEAQDRTLKVTEFITVGELASLMNVSPTEVISACFSLGVMVTMNQRLEADTLLLVADEFGYKIEFSDADLEDTDAEDEIDTEESLVSRAPVVTVMGHVDHGKTSLLDYVRKTNVIAGESGGITQHIGAYNVKLENGQRITFLDTPGHEAFTAMRARGAQITDIAIIVIAADDDVMPQTKEAIAHAQAAQVPMIIAINKVDKPNANPDNIRQQLSGLNPPVLVEEWGGNVQAQEISAKFGNNVDVLLEKVLLQAEMLELKANPDRSANGVVIEASLDKGRGYVATMLVQTGTLRVGDYVVAGKNHGKVKALLDERGKNLAEAGPSIPATILGLDGAPTAGDKFRVYADESEGKAIANKREQLQRELSIRTKKHTTLEELGRRIALGEFKELNIILKGDVDGSVEALSDQLQRLSTEEISVKILHSGVGQITESDINLAAASDAIIIGFNVRAGANAKELADREEIEIRTYSVIYKAIDEVKEAMEGMLSPEIQEQVIGNVEIREVFKISKVGSIAGCMVLTGKVTRQSKVRLLRDGIVKFDGELESLKRFKDDVKEVTKGYECGLNLKGYNDIEIGDILEVYEEVAVKKKLK from the coding sequence ATGCCAAAAATTAGATTAAATAAAGCGGTTAAGGAATTCAACATTTCGATGTCCAGATTAGTAGAGTTTTTACAGTCAAAGGGTTTCGAGGTTGAAAGCAATCCTAACGCTCAATTGGAAGAATCGGCATATTCTGCATTGGAAGCTGAGTTTGCTAAAGATGGCGAACAAAGAAAAGCTTCCCATGAGGTGGTAATCACTAAAGTTCCGGAAGAAAAACTGGAAATTGAAGAGAAAAAAACACCTGAAGTGATAAGAGCTAAAGCAAATAAACCAGAAACTAAGATTTTAGGTAAGATAGATTTAGATCCTGCAAAACCTGAAGTTGAAGAAACCCCTGCTGCTCCTGTAGCGACACCGGTGGAAGAAAAGAAAGAAGAAATAGTGAAAGAAGAACCGGAAGTAAAAGCAGCTCCTGAAAAGCAGGAATTTAAAGTTTTGGATAAAATTGATTTGTCTCAGATAGAATCTAGAAATAGACCTGTGAAAAAAGACAAGCCAAAAATGGAGGAGAAAAAAGAAGAAGCGAAACCGGTTGAACCTGTAAAAGAAACTCCAAAACCAGTGGTAGAAGAGAAAAAAATAGAAGCCCCAAAAGTGGAAGCTGAACCTGAGTCTCAGGAACCTCAAAAAATTGAAACTGTTTATCAGAAACTGGACGGTCCTAAGATCGTAGGTGAAAAAATTGACTTAACTCAGTTTGCCCCAAAACCAGGAGCTGGTGCTAAAAAGAAAAGAAAGAGAATTGAAAAACCTGGTGGCCAGAATAATCAAGGTCAGGGAGGGAATAATCAAAACTCTGGAAATAATAACCAAGGTGGTCAAGGTGGAAACCGTCAACACAATAATAATGGTGGTGGACAAGGTGGAAATCGCCAGGGACAAGGTGGGCAAGGAAATCGTCCACAAGGTCAAGGTGGCCAAGGGGGGAATCGTTTCGGAAATAACCAAGGAGGAAACCGTCAAGGTGGCCAAGGTGGTGGATTTAAGAAAGGAGGACAAAACAATAGACCTGGTCAAAGAGTTATGCCAGTTGAATTAACTGACGAACAAGTTAAGAACCAGATCAAAGAAACCTTGGAGAAGCTTACCAACAAAGGTGGTAAGTCTAAATCTGCAAAACATAGAAAAGATAAGAGAACTTTCCGTAGAGAACAAGATGAACGTCAGCAGGAGCTTGAAGCACAAGACAGAACGTTGAAGGTAACAGAATTTATTACAGTAGGAGAATTAGCGAGCTTAATGAATGTTTCTCCAACTGAAGTTATTTCTGCATGTTTCTCACTTGGGGTGATGGTTACCATGAACCAAAGACTAGAAGCTGATACTTTGTTATTAGTAGCTGATGAATTTGGTTATAAAATTGAATTCTCTGATGCTGATCTTGAAGATACTGATGCTGAAGATGAAATTGATACAGAAGAAAGCTTAGTGTCAAGAGCTCCAGTTGTTACTGTAATGGGGCACGTTGACCATGGTAAAACTTCATTGCTGGATTATGTTAGAAAAACGAATGTAATTGCAGGTGAATCTGGAGGGATTACTCAGCATATCGGTGCTTATAATGTGAAACTGGAAAACGGTCAAAGAATTACATTCTTAGATACTCCAGGTCACGAAGCGTTTACTGCGATGAGAGCCAGAGGTGCTCAGATCACCGATATTGCAATTATTGTAATTGCTGCCGATGATGATGTAATGCCACAAACAAAAGAAGCAATTGCTCACGCTCAGGCTGCACAGGTACCAATGATTATCGCAATCAATAAGGTTGATAAACCTAATGCAAACCCTGACAATATCCGCCAACAGCTTTCAGGTCTAAATCCTCCGGTTTTAGTAGAAGAATGGGGTGGAAATGTTCAAGCGCAGGAAATTTCGGCTAAGTTTGGTAACAACGTAGATGTATTATTGGAGAAAGTTTTATTACAGGCTGAAATGCTTGAATTAAAAGCGAATCCTGACCGCTCAGCTAATGGAGTTGTCATCGAAGCATCTCTTGATAAAGGAAGAGGGTATGTAGCAACCATGTTGGTACAAACCGGAACTTTAAGAGTAGGTGATTATGTAGTAGCAGGTAAAAACCATGGTAAAGTAAAAGCTTTGCTTGATGAAAGAGGGAAAAACCTAGCGGAAGCAGGTCCTTCAATTCCAGCAACCATTTTAGGTTTAGACGGAGCTCCTACAGCAGGTGATAAATTCAGAGTATATGCTGATGAAAGTGAAGGTAAAGCTATCGCTAATAAGAGAGAGCAACTTCAGAGAGAGCTTTCTATCAGAACGAAAAAACATACAACGCTTGAGGAATTAGGTAGACGTATTGCTTTAGGAGAATTCAAAGAATTGAATATTATCCTTAAAGGTGACGTGGATGGTTCTGTAGAAGCACTGTCTGATCAGTTACAGAGATTGTCAACAGAAGAAATCAGCGTGAAAATCCTTCACTCAGGAGTAGGGCAGATCACAGAATCTGATATCAACCTAGCAGCAGCATCAGATGCTATTATTATTGGATTTAATGTAAGAGCAGGTGCTAACGCAAAAGAACTTGCAGATCGTGAAGAAATTGAGATCAGAACATATTCTGTAATCTATAAGGCAATCGATGAAGTAAAAGAAGCAATGGAAGGAATGCTTTCTCCTGAAATTCAGGAGCAGGTAATCGGTAACGTTGAGATCCGTGAGGTATTCAAGATTTCTAAAGTTGGTTCCATTGCAGGTTGTATGGTTCTTACCGGAAAAGTAACAAGACAGTCGAAAGTACGTTTATTGAGAGACGGTATTGTGAAATTTGATGGAGAACTTGAAAGCTTAAAACGTTTCAAAGACGATGTAAAAGAAGTAACAAAAGGTTATGAATGTGGTCTGAACTTGAAAGGATATAACGATATTGAAATCGGAGATATTCTTGAAGTTTATGAAGAAGTAGCTGTTAAGAAAAAGCTGAAATAA
- a CDS encoding SusC/RagA family TonB-linked outer membrane protein: MNVKLRVLSAGVLFFIGGQALLAQKKTNDTIPEKTKELEEVVVVAYGTQKRQSITGSITTINAKQLQDAQSSNAMQSLTGKVGGVQISANSGQPGDPPQVRFRGIGSLSSSNNPLYVVDGVPFNGNINSISNQDIESISFLKDASANALYGSRGANGVVIITTKKAKKGKFTVNFDTKFGVNSRAVKEYDLITDPGAYYEMFYNRLVTDGVYNGKTFGNASVDAANTMIPDWLVYNNYNVADNQVIDPTTGRLNPNAKLLYHDDWAKNLFKDRTRQEYNLNMANSSEKNDVYLSLGYLNDEGYVINSGFKRYTARLNNELRLTSDIKVGVNVNYARSEQNAPIQGAGSSQYSNLFSWARNIAPIYPIWARDKGGNFLLDNTGKLQYDFGTLAGPMGLGRPYGGSLNPYGTTLLDIKRNAEDNLSGRAYASVNFLKDFNFTYNLGYDLVSGHYIDYSNNIGGDAVGYGGSITNATTNDYTITNQQLLNWNKSFNKHTISLMVGHETSDFKSKMLAGTKNNIAIPDLPILSNATKFAGLNSYNDNYKVEGYLSRLNYSYDNKYFFNASFRRDGSSVFAPENRWGNFFGLGAAWAVTNEAFLSGNKAITNLKLKASYGEQGNDNILYAGSVNLSNRSYFGYSRNYYAYASQWEVVPDSDGNMTIVQVYEGNRDIKWEVSKNLNVGFELSLFNKINIDAQYFERGVEDMIYNKPLPPSTGTRFIAANVGDMKNRGVEVSVDANIFNTPDFSWNLFANLTHYKNEITNLPSSFVSGVFRFEKGVAAYTYYLRQFAGVDSSNGDALWYMDDANGNKVTTNDYTKAKLYMSDKNLNPKAYGGFGTSVTYKGVNLSVNFAYQFGGYMYDSVYQGLLPSGGDNIGQNYHKDVYNTWTPTNTSAPLPALDLSRTTQMAASDLFLIKSDYISLQDASISYDFNKNVLPEGLTGLKFGIYGSNLAMWSKRKGMDPRLARIGASGNNGVSLNNYGVVRSISLGLTVKF, from the coding sequence ATGAATGTTAAACTACGTGTACTATCCGCAGGGGTTTTGTTCTTTATCGGTGGACAAGCGTTGCTGGCACAAAAAAAAACTAATGATACAATTCCTGAAAAAACAAAGGAGCTTGAAGAAGTAGTAGTAGTGGCTTACGGGACTCAGAAAAGACAGAGTATTACCGGATCTATTACTACGATTAATGCAAAGCAATTACAAGATGCACAGTCATCAAATGCTATGCAGTCATTAACAGGAAAAGTTGGAGGTGTACAAATTTCTGCTAATTCCGGACAGCCTGGAGATCCTCCCCAAGTAAGATTTAGAGGTATTGGATCGCTTTCTTCTTCCAATAATCCGCTTTATGTTGTTGATGGTGTTCCTTTTAATGGAAATATCAATTCCATTTCAAATCAAGATATTGAATCTATTTCCTTTTTGAAAGATGCTTCTGCCAATGCATTATATGGTAGTAGAGGAGCAAATGGTGTTGTTATTATTACGACTAAAAAAGCTAAAAAAGGAAAGTTTACAGTTAACTTTGATACAAAGTTTGGTGTAAACTCTAGAGCTGTTAAGGAGTATGATTTGATTACTGATCCAGGAGCATATTATGAAATGTTCTATAATAGATTAGTTACTGATGGTGTCTATAATGGGAAAACCTTTGGAAATGCTTCTGTAGATGCTGCTAACACAATGATTCCTGATTGGTTAGTTTATAATAACTATAACGTTGCAGATAATCAAGTAATAGATCCAACTACAGGAAGGCTTAATCCTAATGCTAAGTTATTGTATCATGACGATTGGGCTAAAAATCTATTTAAGGATAGAACGCGTCAGGAATATAATCTTAATATGGCTAATTCTTCAGAAAAAAATGATGTATATCTTTCATTAGGATATTTAAATGATGAAGGGTATGTTATCAATTCTGGATTTAAAAGATATACAGCAAGATTAAACAATGAACTAAGACTAACATCTGATATTAAGGTTGGAGTTAATGTAAACTATGCAAGATCAGAACAAAATGCTCCAATCCAAGGCGCAGGTTCTAGTCAATATAGTAACTTGTTTAGCTGGGCTAGAAATATAGCACCAATTTATCCAATTTGGGCTAGAGATAAAGGAGGTAATTTTCTATTAGATAATACAGGGAAACTTCAATATGATTTTGGTACTCTTGCTGGTCCAATGGGGTTAGGACGTCCATATGGTGGTAGTTTGAATCCATATGGTACAACTTTATTGGATATCAAAAGAAATGCTGAGGATAATTTGAGTGGTAGAGCGTATGCTTCAGTTAATTTCCTAAAAGATTTTAATTTCACTTATAATTTAGGATATGATTTAGTAAGTGGTCATTATATTGACTATTCTAATAATATTGGTGGAGATGCTGTAGGATACGGTGGAAGTATTACTAATGCTACTACCAATGATTATACAATTACAAATCAGCAGTTATTAAACTGGAACAAGAGTTTTAATAAGCATACTATTAGTTTAATGGTAGGTCATGAAACATCTGACTTTAAGAGCAAAATGCTTGCAGGAACTAAAAATAATATTGCAATTCCTGACTTGCCAATCTTAAGTAATGCTACCAAATTTGCTGGATTAAATAGCTACAATGATAATTATAAAGTAGAAGGTTATCTTTCTAGGTTGAACTATAGCTATGACAACAAGTATTTCTTCAACGCTAGTTTTAGAAGAGATGGGTCATCTGTATTTGCTCCTGAAAACAGATGGGGGAACTTCTTCGGATTAGGAGCTGCTTGGGCTGTTACTAACGAAGCGTTCCTAAGTGGTAATAAAGCTATTACTAACTTAAAGCTTAAAGCGAGCTATGGTGAACAAGGAAATGATAATATCCTATATGCAGGAAGTGTAAACCTAAGTAACAGATCTTATTTCGGTTACAGTAGAAACTATTATGCGTATGCATCTCAATGGGAAGTTGTTCCAGATTCAGATGGTAACATGACAATTGTTCAGGTTTATGAAGGTAATAGGGATATTAAGTGGGAGGTTTCAAAGAACCTAAATGTTGGGTTTGAATTAAGTTTATTTAATAAAATTAATATTGATGCCCAGTATTTTGAAAGAGGAGTTGAGGACATGATTTATAATAAACCATTGCCTCCATCAACAGGAACAAGGTTTATTGCAGCAAATGTTGGAGATATGAAGAACAGAGGGGTAGAAGTATCTGTTGATGCCAATATCTTTAATACTCCTGATTTTTCATGGAATTTATTTGCTAACCTAACTCACTATAAAAACGAAATTACCAATCTTCCAAGTAGCTTTGTTTCTGGTGTCTTTAGGTTTGAAAAAGGAGTGGCAGCATACACTTACTATCTAAGACAATTTGCTGGTGTTGATTCATCTAATGGAGATGCTTTATGGTACATGGACGATGCTAATGGAAATAAGGTGACAACCAATGATTATACAAAAGCTAAATTGTATATGAGTGATAAAAACTTAAATCCTAAGGCTTATGGTGGTTTTGGTACAAGTGTAACTTATAAAGGAGTTAACCTTTCTGTAAATTTTGCATACCAGTTTGGTGGATATATGTATGATAGTGTATACCAAGGATTATTACCTTCAGGAGGAGATAATATTGGACAGAATTATCATAAGGATGTATATAATACCTGGACACCGACGAATACAAGTGCACCACTACCAGCATTAGATTTGTCTAGAACAACCCAGATGGCAGCTTCAGATTTATTCTTAATAAAATCAGATTATATTAGCTTACAAGATGCTTCTATTAGCTATGATTTCAATAAGAATGTTCTTCCAGAAGGTCTTACAGGACTTAAGTTTGGTATTTATGGTTCAAACTTAGCGATGTGGAGCAAGAGAAAGGGAATGGATCCTAGATTGGCTAGAATTGGTGCTTCAGGAAATAATGGAGTTTCTTTAAATAACTATGGAGTTGTGAGGTCAATTTCTTTAGGTCTAACGGTTAAATTTTAA